The following DNA comes from Pseudophryne corroboree isolate aPseCor3 chromosome 8, aPseCor3.hap2, whole genome shotgun sequence.
TTGGCTGAGAGGCCCCTGGCTGGGCGAGCGTTCGCTGTCACTCAGGGCTGATGAGCGCCGCTGATTGGCCAAAGCGGGCGCGGGCGGATCTACGCTGGCGGTATAAGTAGCCGGGCTGGGGAAGGGAACAAGCACAACCAGTTCAGAGGCTTGCTAGCGAGCGGGGGCCGAGAGGCTGGCTGATCCCTtctgccgccgccgctgctgctactgctgagccagGGGGTGAGCGGTGGAGGGAAAGTCCCGCCGCGTCTGTGAGAGTGTGCGCTTCCCGAACCAGGCTGCTGGAGTCCGTACAGCATGGAATGCGCCCTTGACGCACAGAGTCTAATCAGCCTGTCCCTGAGGAAGATCCACAGCTCCCGCACCCAGCGCGGCGGCATCAAGCTGCACAAGAACCTGCTGGTGTCCTACGTGCTGCGCAACGCCCGGCAGCTCTACCTGAGCGAGCGCTACGCCGAGCTGTACCGCCGCCAGCCCTTCCCGCAAGCCATGGAGTGCGGCTCGGCGGCGGAGGAGATCCCTGAGCTCAGCCCCCTGCAGATTCCCGAGGAAGGCGAGGACGAGATGCACCAGCTGCCCAGGATACAGACCGGCGCCGAGCTGCTGGAGCCCGGCTGCGTCCCGGCGCTGAGCCCGGAGGAGCCCCTGGAGCTGCCGCCGTGCGCTCACACCCCGCACCCGGGCAAGGACAGCTTCTACCCCCGGGGCTGCTGCTCGGAGGAGCCGGGCGCCCTGCTGCTGCCCCACTGCAGCCAGACCACCGTGCTGGACCTGGACACTCACGTCGTGACCACGGTGGAGAACGGCTACCTGCACCAGGACTGCTGCGCCTCACAGTGCCCGTGCCTCGGCTCACCGTGCCCTGCGCTCCCGCCGGCTCCGGCTCCGCTGCCCGCCGCAGCCCCCAAGCGCAAGTACCCCCCGGCGGGGTACAGCTACACGGGGCAGGCGGAGGAGGACGAGGAGGACCTGGAGCCCCACTTCGTGCCCTGCAAGAGGGGCAGGTACGAGGACTTCTGCCCGCAGATGGGACCCCCCGAGCACACGGACTCTTCCAACATCTCCAACCTGATCTCTATCTTCGGCTCGGGCTTCTCGGGGCTGATGAGCCGGCAGGCGGAGTCCGAGCAGACTTTAAACGGACACTTGTGCGGCAAGCAGGCGCTCGCCAGCCTGGGTGCATGGACTAGGGCGATCGTGGCTTTCTAGCGGCCCCTCTCCAGAGTGCTGACCGGGGAGGGTGGGGGGCTGCTGTGGCGGTCTTGGAGGGGACACCGACATCAGGACTTGCAAATAATCCAAACATGTTTTATAGAACTGTACAGACTCTTAATGGGGGGGAAATAATCTTGGACTTTATTTTtgcaaaaagaaagaaagcacctaTTTAATTGCATTTTGTTTCATTTCTTTGTAGTGGTCGATGATCTAGTAATGTCACACAAGCCAGGCTGCAGAATGGGGAGAAGGAAGAGTGGCTTTTTTGGGGGGGTATTGTTGCAAAGCAGTCACCGTCCCCATGTAACTTACAGGGTGGGCTGCATTGGGACCTCCAAACTAAAGGTTACTCCTATGGAGGGAGTATGtgagatggggtctgtacctggtgTGGTGGTTAACTTTCCCAGTGCTGGGTACACTTTAACCACTTATGGGTTAACCCTTCAAGACGCATAGGAGGAATAATATATCTCCAAAAGTTTATTCTTCCATTTGGAACCTTCCCTTTAAACTGAGTCAAGCAGACGTCCCCTACCTGGGCACAGCCTCAGACCAGTCACAGGGAAGGTTTTGGGGTATaataaactgcttttttttttttttttttacagtcttgccCTTGTCAGGTTGTGTGACTTACAAGATGAAGGCAGAAATAGTAAcattttaactttttattttttttctctttcctgtGTTGTGACTAACGTGAGCCTGTGTAATGCAGCTGCATATGTGGAGGGGGTGTTTGGAGATTGGGGCTGTAGTGTCACTGGCTTCATTTATATGGTGGGTCATGGAAACCTGCGAACGCTACAGATCACCTTCAGCCCCTGAACCCAAATACTATTATGTTTTTTTGTAAAGTTTTAAATGAAAAAGTCCCAGATTTGCGAGAACACTACCCTTGAACCCAAGCGCAGCAGTGTGCTCCCCTTAATCCAAAAGTTCACTTGTTCCAATTTCAGCCTTCAACTGACTTCATGAAACCAGCGTAGTTTTGGTCTTGTGATCtgtccatagatagatagatagagatatatatatatatatatatataatctctctatCCCTATCTATCTTCCATTTTTCTTTATACTTTTGGCATTTAATCCTTTTGTTGTAAAAAGGTGGTTTAGGATGAGCCTGCCAACATTCACACTTACAAgcactatgtgtattaaatatttTGCCAAACGTTTTATTTTGTGTTACAATTCCTGTATTTTGTGTATATTGAACTGTATATCACCGGGTAAACTGTTCAAATTATTTGTTTAAATTTATAATCTTAAATAAAACAAACTTTATGCAATCTTGCTtgacttgtcactgtctctccctcattCCATGTAACACCATAGTTGTTTAattcagatggggggggggggggggggatatggttgAACCCCCTTGTGTGAAACAAAGATGTCTCCTACCTATACGTGGCATTGGGTTTTCTTACTGAACAGAACTTCTAAGTTACTAGCCAAGTGTCCACTGATGCCTAGTTTGGGCTTTCTGAGAACACAAAATAAACCATATACCACCCCTGTAAATTTGGTAGAAGTGACTTGTACCCATGGGTAAGTTACCTGGCAGTAGACTGCTGTTTGTCCTTGCAAGGTGGGTATAGCCCAGCAGTTTGCTCTGGTCCAGCTAGCAGAAGAGGTCATGATGAGAGTGTAATTATCCCTTCTCATCCTGCCTTATGCTCTTGTGAGGTTCCTTATTTTTAGTATTTGTCATCACTGCACTGTGCCACTTGGTGGTGTGGTGCCCCCTCCCCTTTTTAGGAAGGGAACTAGAGCCTATCTAACCACCTATAGGATAACCTCTGAATGAGAACCTTTTTTAAACCCCAGCAGTTTTGCATCTTTCTATCCAGGATGCAGATAATCCAACCTCCACTCTTGTATCAAGGAAAAGAGACTCAGGCTCTGGAATTACAATAAGGGTAGACTTTCATGCATCAATATACACCTCTAGATACACCTGACTTATATCACACCTACGTAAGAGGCAGTACAGGAACATAAAGTCTAGGAGCAGCATAAAACGGGCAGTTGTGATTCACAGAACAGCTTAGTCGATTTAATCGATCCGATGCTGTGCAGAGCATTGCAGCCTTATTTTATAGTTATGTGGGCAAAAATACCACCCAGGGGAAATGCAGGACTGTAGTTTTTGCAGATGCTGGAGAAAAAGAAATAAAACGCAGGCTACATAATAACACAAGAAGCTCATGTTGCTTATTGAAGCGGTTCTTTCTGCAAACGTTATTTAGTTTTCTGTGCGAGAACATAGAGGATATGTTTATAGCAAGGAGCCCTGAGTCCACCGATCTACTCCCATTGCTGTCCGTGTAAGCAGTTGCCAGAGCTCCTCCTAGTGGCGCTGCTCTGGAAATGCAGCTGAAGCTCCCTGGAAGGTGTGATGATACCAATATTTTCCAAATCTTTGCAGAAAGAGCTTATCACTAGCAGTTCTTGTCCCCTGACACACCGTGGCGGGATTGCTATGATTTTTCAAACTTCTTCAAAGCTTCTATAGCTCGACTTAGTTAGGCTGTAAACGCAGCAGAACAACTAGCTGCCCACTATTCAGCCCTGGTTCTAAAATCAGCCACAGAGTAAGCATGAATGATGAACAAGGTCAAAATGGGAAATATCCATTGTTCTTATTAACATTCGCTGAAACATTGTGTCATCCAGTCACCAGACAAAGGACTGCAAATATTATTTACTATTTGCAGCGCAGCctggtatattttatttttttacctctTTAGTCCTGTAGCATAGGACTATTCATtattatagaatatatatatatatatatatatatatatatatatatattttatgtgcatCCTATGAAGATTTTTTTTTCCCTCTGGTCATCAATGACCCCCAGTATCCTTCATTGTACAGAATATTTAGCCCCTGACCATTTGGCACTGATCAGAAGCATTGCAGTCTAATACTGAGCTGCTATGGGAGCTCTGCTGCCTGTGGCACATAATACAGTAGGGAGTGTACATTGCAGGCTGCACAAAAGCGGAGAAAATCTAGTATAGTGCTCTGCACACAGGGCAAATGCACAGAAACACTCAACATGTTTTGTAAGAGGAAGCGGCTGAGCACAGGGAGAGATAAGCAGCAGCACAGTGTGGATACAGCAAGGGGAAGGGAGACAGCTGTACAAAGGctgcgagagagggggggggggtgctgtaagCTAGCAAACAAGATAGAGGCAGCTGAAGTGAAGGGAACGCTGTCATTTCAATGGGTTGCAGCAAGAAAATCATTTGTATAGAGCTAGTCCTGTGAGAGTCAGGGAAATGGGAGAACAGTTGGTTAAGGTAATGTTTTCCCTCGAACTGGttagtctggctgggtggctctgtgtACCTGACACTAAGGAGTGGCTGCACAATGACGGTGCTCAGTGAGAGGCACAGGCACACAAGCAGCCTGCATACCaaacagcagcagcacacagctcCGCACTGACACACAAACCGCATTCTTACTGTATAGTTCCTCCTGACACTATAATGTCTGATGAAACAACAtatagggggcgattcaattgtttccgAGCACCTGATTGCGCCTTATCCCCCGTCTACAGTCACGTCAAGCGGCTAAACCCGGGTAAAGTCCCGGTTAGCTTTCCCAAACCGCAGTACGgatttctgcttgccacctcaggagcagaaatcatcgtgCCGGTCagtagcaacaattgaatagctgccatCAGGTACGCAACACTGCCGCAGGCTGCAGAAACAACTGAATCGCCCCCATAGAACACAAAAGGGGGTCTAAATCAGACGAGATGCGGATATCGTGAGCTTCggcatactgcgcatgcgctaaagaAATTGTCGACCATGCATGCGCCAAATCAGACAGCATGTGGTGGGAGCTGGCTAGTGGGTATGGATTGATCACAGTTTCAATGAAATGGGCAATtctgggcagaggcgtaactagggtagggcgagtggggcacgtgccctgggcgccttggcaggcccaggagaggggggcgctgccggcggccagggcatcatgccccacttgcccccgtcatgccgaaatgtgaggggacgagagcgcagcgtctctccctcccctcaccgccctgccagcactagcagcgctgccagcagcgctgctgtgtccggtctccggcggcgttagccaatcagagcttgcggaccggctcctgattggctgccggtccgcgagctcctggagcggtgaggggaaggagaggcgctgtttttttttttttttttttttttttgggggggggcgccattttccatcttgccttgggctctgaaaaccctagttacacTTCTATTCTGTGTAATAGGGGTGTCACAGAAGTGCTGCGGTGTGTTTGGCAGACTTTCGTAGTTGATTGTAGTGTGCGGACAAAGGTGGCACACCCCGTTCAGATGGATATTTTGCACCCAGCATGAGAAAACAGAGGGCAGGATGGACTTCCATGTGCAGTAGCACAGATTTTCTGCATATAAGGGCAGATTCTGCTATAAGCTAGTAGGCAGGCTGCCGCAGTCATTCGGGTTAGCAGTCTCAATATACAACTCATTCACGGGAAAGTAATGACTCCGTATTCAACATACAGTATTCTCAAGGAACGCATGATATCAGTGAGGCACATAGTGCCTCATTCCTCAACCATGTCAAGCATTCCTAATAAAGTAATGggctaaatactagtgatgagcgggttcggtttctcggaaaccgaacccccccgaacttcagcctttttacacgggtccgagccatgctcggattctcccgtgtggctcgggtaaaccgagcgcgcccgaacgtcatcatcccgctgtctgattctcgcgagactcggattctatataagcagccgcgcgtcgccgccattttcacacgtgcattgagattgatagggagaggacgtggctggcgtcctctccgtaatagaaaagactaagtctaagagtgacattgttataattgtggggaggattggggacggggagcagctgttagggagtacagtgcagggttttgattataatagtagtgaccaccagtttaatccgttggttctctgcctgaaaaaaacgctccaccatatctgtgctcagtgtgctgcactgctgcatgatatatctgtgctgagtgcactgctcacactgcctaattgtggggactggggagcagttatagcaggagtacagtgcacagttttgctgacagtgaccaccagtccagtatacgtttgtctgcctgaaaaacactcctgtggtggcttttttttccttcatactagtttagcagtctgctgacagtgtccaccaggtccgttattattattatacagtatatatatatatatagcagtacggtaggccacggctgtacctacctctgtgtcgtcagtgcactcgtcgtccataagtaatataataatactatactatccatccatctacattgtatacctgtggtggcttttttttttcttcatactagtttagcagtctgctgacagtgtccaccaggtccgttattattatacagtatatatatatatatatatatatatagcagtacggtaggccacggctgtacctacctctgtgtcgtcagtgcactcgtcgtccataagtaatataataatactatactatccatccatctacattgtatacctgtggtggctttttttttcttcatactagtttagcagtctgctgacagtgtccaccaggtccgttattattatacagtatatatatatatatagcagtacggtaggccacggctgtacctatctctgtgtcgtcactcgtcctccataagtaatataatactatactatccatccatctacattgtatacctgtggtggcttttagttgtgcgcattaaaatatggagaacaaaaatgtggagtcatggccgagacgatgaaatgccatcaacgtcgtctgccaaggccgatgcccaatgtcatagtacagagcatgtaaaatccaaaaaacaaaagttcagtaaaatgacccaaaaatcaaaattaaaagcgtctgaggagaagcgtaaacttgccaatatgccatttacgacacagagtggcaaggaacggctgaggccctggcctatgttcatggctagtggttcagcttcacataaggatggaagcactcatcctctcgctagaaaaatgaaaagacttaattcaatatatataatatataagattcaattcctccgtggagacattcaccagcagcaattgcctccagaaagtgcacggggacctgagatggtggattccagtggggacgaattaataatctgtgaggagggggctgtacacagtgaaaggggtgatgaatcggacgatgatgatgaggtggacatcttgcctctgtagagccagtttgtgcaagtagagattgattgcttcttttttggtgggggcccaaaccaaccagtcatttcagtcacagtcgtgtggcagaccctgtcgctgaaatgatgggttcgttaaagtgtgcatgtcctgtttatacaacataagggtgggtgggagggcccaaggacaattccatcttgcacctcttttttctttcatttttctttgcgtcatgtgctgtttggggagtattttttggaagggccatcctgcgtgacactgcagtgccactcctagaagggccaggtgtttgtgtcggccacttgggtcgcttatcttagtcacacagctacctcattgcgcctctttttttctttgcgtcatgtgctgtttggggagtattttttggaagggccatcctgcgtgacactgcagtgccactcctagatgggccaggtgtttgtgtcggccacttgggtcgcttatcttagtcacacagctacctcattgcgcctctttttttctttgcatcatgtgctgtttggggagtattttttggaagggccatcctgcgtgacactgcagtgccactcctagatgggccaggtgtttgtgtcggccacttgggtcgcttatcttagtcacacagctacctcattgcgcctttttttttctttgcgtcatgtgctgtttggggagtattttttggaagggccatcctgcgtgtcactgcagtgccactcctagatgggccaggtgtttgtgtcggccacttgggtcgcttatcttagtcatccagcgaccttggtgcaaattttaggactaaaaataatattgtgaggtgtgaggagttgagaatagactggaaatgagtgtaaattatggttattgaggttaataatactatgggatcaaaatgacccccaaattctattatttaagctgttttttagggttttttgaaaaaaaacacccgaatccaaaacacacctgaatccgacaaaaaaaattcggtgaggttttgccaaaacacggccgcggaaccgaacccaaaaccaaaacacaaaacccgaaaaatttccggtgcacatcactactaaatacTGATCCGGCACACAGAATGGCTGCCTCCTGTGTGTAGGCAATGTGCTGTAATGGGTACATTTTTGACAATGCAGTACACAGACACATTTTATTTTGCCACTTGAATATAGCCACATGGATGTCCATATCTGAATGCCTGCTGTATGGAAATGACTGAGTTCTCTATGTGCGCTTGTCTCCTGTGCGCAGTTGTTTCCTAGAAGAGCTGcattgtctgtatactgtatatgcatcaCAAGGCTACTTCTGAAAATAAGCTGAGTAGTTAAGAGCACCAACTGTAAAACATTGTCACTGAATGAAAAGGTCAGATCCCAGAGTTTGTATCATTGGGCACACCAGGCAAAATATCACATTGTATCCAAAATATCCTGCACAACGCAGCACAGCATTTCTTTTCCAAAGCTAATAAGTAATGTGTTTTGCATAATAATGATAATTCTTCCGCCATGAAATCTCCTTTCAGAGAATTCTTCTCGGTCTGATTTGCGTCTCGCTCTCCGGTCCTCAGCTCCTTCACTCCTGTTATGGCACGTGAAGTCCTCTCACTCTTGTCCTCCTATATCCCCTCTACTAGCAATCACACATTCTCTACACTCTTTCACCAAGTGCCTGCCAGCATCTAGTCCATCTCtacaacctgtccctctccactggCATTCCCCTCCATCTCCTATATAcaaaacatttcctccctctccagctGCAGTCACATTTCTGTGCTACGCTCTGCCCAAGCTTCTTGAAGGACTTGTCCAAAATCACCTGACCCACTCTCTCTCCATTCCACAGATTTCCACCCTTTACAATCCACGAAACTGCCCCCCACCAAAGTATCTCCATATTTACCTGTGGCATAATGGAGAGGTCACTTTCCCCTGCTCACACTCTCATCACCCTTCACTTTCATGGCCTTCATAGCACTCTTCTCTCCTGGCTCACCACCTACATTTCTGGTCACTGCTTCAGTTTCTCTACCTCTGACATACACCCCCATAACTTTCTCTCTGTGAATTCATTCACTCTTTTGGACTCCATTACCACCTCTATGACTATAGCACTCACATATACCTCCTCATCCTTGTCTACCTCTGCTATCGCCTGTTACCAACCGCTTTTCCTCCTTCAGCTGGATGTTCCAGTACTATCACAGACTCAACATGTCCGAAACCAAACTCATAATCTGCGCACCTCATAGCATCTTCTCACCTGCTACTATCTCTCAGGGTGGTCACCTCTAGGATCTGTCCTGCTCTGAGGCATGCTTTCTTggtgtcattatatatatatatatatatatatatatatatacagcaaggcGGTGCTCCACCAAAGGAAATGGATCCCATAGTATAATAAACCAAAGCTGTAGGCACTTACCATTGAAAGCAGGTTTTCTTTATTTGATATTCACAAACACATTTCCCAGATAGTCTGCCAACGTTTCGGTCAAAGCATGACCTTTGTCAAGACTTCACATACTTAGCACAGGGATCTGAAGCAAGTGTGCACCTATCACTCATGTCTCACAGTCTCTTGCTTTATAGCAGTAGTCATTTGTTAAGCCCTCCCACCAGCAATTAGTGTGTGCAGCTGACCGGAAGTGCTTCAAAAGCACTGCTAAAAAAACTATTATAGGGGCCAAGTAGCAGTCACAGTGAACATATGGCTAGATGAAGCCAACTACTTAGAATGTACCACCATTGAGTATTATAAATGCTAGAAAACAACAAAATAGATCAAAATCGCCGCAACTGGAAGTCCGATGCGCTCCACAGACGTGGAACGCATCACGTGACCGGAAATTTAAACTTTACTAGACGAAGCTCTTTTGATCCCTGATCTACGAatgcaagtatcaaatcttttttgAGACTGACTGAATATGCGATGACTACAAAACATTGCCCTCATACTTATGATAATTTAACCCCTAAATAGCGGATAGCATTAAAGAGCCTAACCCAAAATTATAAATTGGTGGTCCGCCAGGCGGGTAAGGGTGGGGCTGTTGTAGTGCAGGATTGGCACACCTACGACCGTGAAATCCGCCGACAACTGTCCGACACGATAAATACTGTAGACGTCATGTTAATTCTGTGTTTAATGTCAAGTGGGTCATTGATAGTACAATT
Coding sequences within:
- the IER5L gene encoding immediate early response gene 5-like protein — encoded protein: MECALDAQSLISLSLRKIHSSRTQRGGIKLHKNLLVSYVLRNARQLYLSERYAELYRRQPFPQAMECGSAAEEIPELSPLQIPEEGEDEMHQLPRIQTGAELLEPGCVPALSPEEPLELPPCAHTPHPGKDSFYPRGCCSEEPGALLLPHCSQTTVLDLDTHVVTTVENGYLHQDCCASQCPCLGSPCPALPPAPAPLPAAAPKRKYPPAGYSYTGQAEEDEEDLEPHFVPCKRGRYEDFCPQMGPPEHTDSSNISNLISIFGSGFSGLMSRQAESEQTLNGHLCGKQALASLGAWTRAIVAF